From Halotia branconii CENA392, the proteins below share one genomic window:
- a CDS encoding intradiol ring-cleavage dioxygenase has protein sequence MKNKNRPLSRILSRREALALFRAAGTAILVVGCIPRKSGSTQAPSGATVLASSSTPACVVSPEQTEGPYFVDEKLNRSDIRTDPTDGSVKEGVPLQLTLNVSQVGSNGCTPLVGAIVDVWHCDALGVYSDVTDRSFSTVGKKFLRGYQVTDAKGNVQFTTIYPGWYQGRTVHIHFKVRTNGTSQQDYEFTSQLYFDDAISDRVYTQAPYASKGQRTQKNADDGIFQDGGEQMLLKLTQNGQGYAATLNIGLDTVSL, from the coding sequence ATGAAAAACAAAAATCGCCCATTAAGTAGGATTTTGAGCCGAAGAGAAGCACTCGCTTTATTTAGGGCAGCCGGAACTGCAATACTTGTAGTGGGATGCATACCCAGAAAGTCTGGTTCTACACAAGCCCCATCTGGTGCAACTGTCCTAGCATCATCATCTACACCTGCCTGTGTTGTCAGTCCAGAACAAACTGAAGGGCCATATTTTGTAGACGAAAAGCTCAACCGTTCCGATATCCGTACTGATCCAACGGATGGTTCGGTGAAAGAAGGCGTACCACTACAACTGACGCTGAACGTTTCTCAAGTTGGTAGTAATGGTTGCACACCTTTAGTGGGTGCGATTGTGGATGTTTGGCACTGTGACGCGTTGGGTGTCTATTCGGATGTGACAGACCGCAGTTTTAGCACTGTCGGTAAAAAGTTTCTACGCGGCTATCAAGTAACCGACGCGAAGGGAAATGTGCAATTCACAACCATTTATCCTGGTTGGTATCAAGGTAGAACTGTGCATATCCATTTTAAAGTCCGCACAAATGGTACATCACAACAAGATTACGAATTTACGTCACAGCTATATTTTGATGATGCAATCAGCGATCGCGTGTACACCCAAGCACCCTACGCCAGTAAGGGACAGCGCACACAAAAGAATGCTGATGACGGAATTTTTCAAGATGGTGGCGAACAAATGTTGCTCAAGCTTACCCAGAACGGACAAGGTTATGCAGCGACCTTAAATATTGGGCTTGATACCGTTTCACTTTAA
- a CDS encoding response regulator transcription factor, protein MNVLFVEDEAKIANFVRAGLKEQGFVVDYCDNGDEGYLRALDNEYDAIILDIMVPGKDGLSILKQLRREGRNAPVILLTARNELDDRLEGLNLGADDYIAKPFFVEELAARIHAVVRRSVGERQNLLAVGPIKLDRIAREVTCNQKAIELTSREFNLLEYLMRSPGRVFTRTQILEHIWGYDFNPNTNVVDVCIQRIRKKIDPINEVSWIESIRGVGYRFRKPESQL, encoded by the coding sequence GTGAACGTTCTATTTGTTGAAGATGAAGCAAAAATTGCTAACTTCGTCCGGGCTGGGCTGAAGGAGCAGGGATTTGTCGTAGACTACTGTGACAATGGTGATGAAGGATATCTGCGAGCATTGGATAACGAATATGATGCGATTATTCTGGATATTATGGTTCCGGGAAAAGATGGATTATCGATTCTCAAACAACTGCGGCGAGAAGGTCGTAATGCTCCAGTAATTTTGTTGACGGCTCGTAATGAACTTGATGATCGCCTGGAAGGTTTAAACTTAGGAGCCGATGATTACATTGCCAAGCCGTTTTTTGTAGAAGAGTTAGCGGCTCGGATTCATGCGGTTGTGCGTCGGAGTGTGGGAGAACGCCAAAATCTCTTAGCGGTTGGGCCAATCAAACTTGATCGCATCGCGCGAGAAGTTACTTGCAATCAAAAGGCAATTGAACTTACCAGCCGCGAGTTTAATTTGTTGGAATATCTGATGCGCTCTCCCGGACGAGTTTTTACCCGTACCCAAATCCTAGAACATATTTGGGGTTACGACTTTAACCCCAACACCAATGTTGTGGATGTATGTATCCAGCGCATCCGTAAAAAAATTGACCCCATCAATGAAGTCAGTTGGATTGAAAGTATTCGCGGTGTTGGCTATCGGTTTCGCAAACCAGAATCTCAATTGTGA